The window ACCTGATGAAAGCCTGTTCGATCTGGACAATGTAAAACGGGCTTTTCTGGACCGGATGTCCGTGGAAGGCAATGTTCTGCTTAATTATGGATATGCCAAGGGGTATAAGCCTTTAATAGATTATTTGCGGCAATACATGGAGCACAAGGGCGTAGACATGCGCGGCAAGGATCTGCTGATTACGAACGGGTTCACGGAGGGCTTTGATATCGTGTTGTCTGCGCTGGGACAGCGGCACGGAGCGGTGCTCTGTGAGAATCCGACCCATCATACGGCACTCAAAAATCTGCGGCTGAACGGCTTTGACATCAGAGGAGTGGCTATGGAGCCTGACGGCATTCACCTGGGTGAGCTGAAGAGGGCGCTGGAGGAAGGGGAGGTTGACTGTGCGTACTTCGTACCTTCCTACCATAATCCTACCGGTATTGTGATGTCTCCCGAGAAAAGACAGGGACTCATGAAGCTGATGGCAGAATACAGGGTGCCGGTGATTGAGGACGGGTTCAACGAGGAGCTGCGTTATTCGGGCTCCCATGTGGCTCCGCTGATCGCAGCGGCCGGGAGCGGCAACAGTGTTGTCTACCTGGGGAGCTTCTCCAAGGTGCTGTTTCCCGGGCTTCGGGTAGGCTGGGTGCTGGCGGATCAGGAGCTGATCTATTATCTGGAAAGCGTCAAGCGGGCGCGCAGCATTCACACCTCGACGCTGGATCAGTCGATTCTGTATCAGTATCTGCTAGGCGGCCATTTGGAGAAATATCTGAAACGGGCCAGAACGGAGTATAAACGGAAATACGAGCTGACAATGGCCTGCTGCAAAGAATTTCTGCCCTATTCCCGGATAAGCGGAGATGGGGGCCTGCATCTTTTTGTGACCTTCCCCGAAGGCTTCAGTACAAGAGCGCTGCTGGCGGCCTGCCGGGAGCAGGGGGTTATTTTTACAGCGGGGGATATCTTCTTCACGGACGGAACCGGACAACATACGCTGCGGCTGGGCTTCTCCAGGGTAGCGGATGAGGATATACGCAGGGGAATTGAGATTATCGGCAGGACAGCACGGCAACTACTGGGATGAAGAGGGGTATGGAGATGTTAAAAGTAGGCGTAATTATGGGCGGGGTATCCTCTGAATATGAGGTGTCGCTGAATACCGGCAGAGAAATGCTGAAACACTTGGACCGGAGTAAATATGAGGCGGTGCCGGTAGTCATTACAGAGCGCGGACAGCTGATTGATCAGGTAAAAGGGCTGGATTTCGCACTGCTGGCGCTCCACGGCGCTTACGGCGAGGACGGAACGGTGC of the Paenibacillus pedocola genome contains:
- a CDS encoding aminotransferase-like domain-containing protein; the protein is MFKDFKLIAGRPVYIQVKDYMKSLILRGALQGEQKLPSTRELSLLLKVSRNSVISAYTALEDDGFAYTVQGQGSYVAPAAASDSTAASAWTMDWKTRLSSRALLAEELDIMKRGIRAGKDTISFTSIAPDESLFDLDNVKRAFLDRMSVEGNVLLNYGYAKGYKPLIDYLRQYMEHKGVDMRGKDLLITNGFTEGFDIVLSALGQRHGAVLCENPTHHTALKNLRLNGFDIRGVAMEPDGIHLGELKRALEEGEVDCAYFVPSYHNPTGIVMSPEKRQGLMKLMAEYRVPVIEDGFNEELRYSGSHVAPLIAAAGSGNSVVYLGSFSKVLFPGLRVGWVLADQELIYYLESVKRARSIHTSTLDQSILYQYLLGGHLEKYLKRARTEYKRKYELTMACCKEFLPYSRISGDGGLHLFVTFPEGFSTRALLAACREQGVIFTAGDIFFTDGTGQHTLRLGFSRVADEDIRRGIEIIGRTARQLLG